From the Streptomyces nodosus genome, the window GTTGACGGCCTCCAGCAGCGGGGGTCCGGAGGTGAAGGTGGACCACTTGATCGTGTAGTCGAGATGGTCCAGTTCCCCAGCGGCGTGCAGGACGGCCTCCGAGCCGCCCTTCTGGTCACCGACGTCGAGGGTGAGCGAGCCCCGGCCGTCGGTGCCGCCACGGGTCGCGGCACCGGCCGCGGAGTCGGCTCCGCAGGCCGTGAGCAGCAGGGAGAGGGACAGCAGGGACAGGGCCAGCAGGGTGGTCGGGACCAGTCGTCGTCGCATGGCGGATCCGTTCGTGTCCTTGGAATGGGGGCTTGCGCACCGGGAATCGGCGCAGCAGGGCGAGGCGAGTGTTCAGGCCGCCTCGGAGACCGATGCCACACCGAGACGCTCCAGAAGCCCGGCGCGCAGCTCGGCGAAGGCGGGCCCGATGATGTCGCGCGGGCGGTCCAGGCCGACCGTCGTCTCATGGGCGATGACACCGCCGTCCATCACCAGGACGCGGTCGGCGAGCAGCACCGCCTCCTCGACGTCGTGCGTGACCAGGAGCACAGCACAACCACGGCGCTGCCACACCTCACCGACCAGGCGCTGGGCCTTGATCCGGGTGAGCGCGTCCAGCGCGCCGAACGGCTCGTCGAGCAGCAGCAGATCGGGCTCGCGCACCAGGGCACGGGCCAGGGAGACACGCTGCGCCTCACCGCCGGAGAGCGTCCTCGGCCAGGCGTTGGTGCGACGGCCGAGCCCCACCTCGTCCAACACCCGTTCCGCGACGCCCCGTCCGGGCTTGCCGGGCAGGCCGAGCAGCACATTGCGCCACACCTTCTTCCACGGCATCAGACGGGGTGTCTGGAAGGCCACCGCCCTGCGGCGCGGGACGAGAACGGTGCCCTCGATCTCCCGGTCCAGGCCGGCGAGTATGCGCAGCAGCGTGGACTTGCCGCAGCCGCTGCGGCCCAGCAGGGCCACGAACTCGCCCGGTCGCACCTCGAGTCGGAGGCGGTCGAGAACGGCCCGCCCGTCGAAGGAGCGGGTGAGCCCCTCGACTCGTACGACAGGTGCCGGGGTCGTCTCCCCGCCGGTCACCGGCCCGTGAATGTCGGTCGCCATCGCAGCAACAGCCTTTCGAGGGAGCGGACCACGAAGTCGGCGAGCAGACCGAGGAAGGCATAGACGATCAGACAGACCACGATCACATCGGTCCGCAGAAAGTCACGGGCCTGCACCATGAGGAAGCCGATCCCCGTGTCCGCGTTGATCTGCTCGGCGAACACCAGCGCGAGCCAGGCGATGCCGAGGGAGAAGCGCAGGCCCGTCATCGCGCCGGGCAGCGCACCCGGCAGGACCACATGCCGGACCAGCCCCCGGCGCGAGAGGCCGAGCGACTCGCCCGCCTCGATCAGCCGGGCGTCCACTCCGCGGATGCCGGCGTAGATGTTGAGATAGAGCGGGAACGTCACGCCGAGAGCGATGATCGCGGTCTTGGGGGCCTCGCCGATGCCGAACCAGATGATGAACAGCGGGATCAGCCCCACGAACGGGACCGTCCTGAGCATCTGGAGGGCGGGGTCCACGAGGTCCTCGCCGATGCGGAACAGGCCGGAGACCAGCGCGAGTCCGGTGCCGACGAGAGCGCCGATCAGCAGTCCGACCGCGACCCGTTGCAGTGAGGTGGCCATCGCCGAGGGCAGTGAACCGTCGGCGACGAGATCACCGGCGACCCGTACGATCCGGCCGGGCGGAGCGAGTACATCGGAGGGCAACGCGCCTGTGGCGCTGAGGAGTTGCCAGACGGCGAGCAACAGGACCAGCCCCAGGGCGCGGCGCAGCCAGCGGGGGACCCGGGCGCGTCGGGCTGAGGCGGGGACGAGGGATTCGAGCTCGGGCGGGACGTTCTCGGCCCGGGACTCGACCGAGATGTCGGGTGACGGGGTGCCGGGTGGTGCCTGGCTGATGCTCAAGAGTGCTCCCTGAGGAGGTGAGCGACCGTGAAGG encodes:
- a CDS encoding ABC transporter permease, giving the protein MSISQAPPGTPSPDISVESRAENVPPELESLVPASARRARVPRWLRRALGLVLLLAVWQLLSATGALPSDVLAPPGRIVRVAGDLVADGSLPSAMATSLQRVAVGLLIGALVGTGLALVSGLFRIGEDLVDPALQMLRTVPFVGLIPLFIIWFGIGEAPKTAIIALGVTFPLYLNIYAGIRGVDARLIEAGESLGLSRRGLVRHVVLPGALPGAMTGLRFSLGIAWLALVFAEQINADTGIGFLMVQARDFLRTDVIVVCLIVYAFLGLLADFVVRSLERLLLRWRPTFTGR
- a CDS encoding ABC transporter ATP-binding protein → MATDIHGPVTGGETTPAPVVRVEGLTRSFDGRAVLDRLRLEVRPGEFVALLGRSGCGKSTLLRILAGLDREIEGTVLVPRRRAVAFQTPRLMPWKKVWRNVLLGLPGKPGRGVAERVLDEVGLGRRTNAWPRTLSGGEAQRVSLARALVREPDLLLLDEPFGALDALTRIKAQRLVGEVWQRRGCAVLLVTHDVEEAVLLADRVLVMDGGVIAHETTVGLDRPRDIIGPAFAELRAGLLERLGVASVSEAA